The DNA window AACCGCCCCGGGCCAGCTCCACGCCGTACTCGGCGAGGCCCAGGTCGCCGGTGTTGGGGATCGAGCCGACCGCGATCAGCGCGTGCGAACCGGCGACCACCCGGCCGTCGGCGAGCACCACCTCGACGCCGTCGCCGATCCGGCGGACCGCCTCGGCCCGCGAGTTGTTGAGGATGGTCATGCCCCGGTTGCGGAACACCCGCTCGATCGCGGAGGCGGCGTCGGCGTCCTCGTGCGGCATGACCCGGTCCCGGCTGGACACCAGGGTGACGTCGACCCCCATGGCCAGGTAGGCGCTGGCGAACTCGGCGCCGGTCACGCCGGAACCGACCACGATCAGGTGCTCGGGCAGTTCGGGCAGGTCGTAGACCTGGCGCCAGGTCAGGATGCGCTCGCCGTCGGGCAGCGCGGTGGGGAGCTGGCGCGGGGTGGCGCCGGTGGCGATCAGCACGGTGGTGGCGGCGATCGAGTACTCCTCGCCACCCCCGGCCGGCGTGACGATCACCCGGTGGGTGTGACCGAGGGTGTCCTCGCCGAGCCGGGCGGAGCCGGCGACGAACTCGACACCGGCCTTGACCAGCTTGGTGTGGATGTCGGCGGACTGGGCCAGGGCGAGCCGCTTGACCCGCTCGTGCACGGTCCGGGCGTCGACCGTGACGGCCTCCAGCCCGTCGGAGTGCACCCCGAACTCCTCGGTGTCGCGGTAGCCGGTGACCACCTCCGAGCTGGCGATGAAGGTCTTGGACGGCACGCAGTCGGAGAGCACGCAGGCGCCGCCGGCCCCCTCCGCCTCGACCACGGTGACATCAGCGTCCAGCTGGGCGGCGACCAGTGCCGCCTCGTAGCCGGCCGGCCCCCCGCCGATGATCACGATCT is part of the Micromonospora halotolerans genome and encodes:
- a CDS encoding NAD(P)H-quinone dehydrogenase, encoding MSQIVIIGGGPAGYEAALVAAQLDADVTVVEAEGAGGACVLSDCVPSKTFIASSEVVTGYRDTEEFGVHSDGLEAVTVDARTVHERVKRLALAQSADIHTKLVKAGVEFVAGSARLGEDTLGHTHRVIVTPAGGGEEYSIAATTVLIATGATPRQLPTALPDGERILTWRQVYDLPELPEHLIVVGSGVTGAEFASAYLAMGVDVTLVSSRDRVMPHEDADAASAIERVFRNRGMTILNNSRAEAVRRIGDGVEVVLADGRVVAGSHALIAVGSIPNTGDLGLAEYGVELARGGYVTVDRVSRTNVPGIYAAGDCTGVLPLASVAAMQGRIAMWHALGEAVRPLRLRTVAANVFTDPELATVGVSQDEVDAGKVPARQVMLPLSGNARAKMADLADGFVKLFCRPASGQVIGGVVVAPKASELILPITMAVENNLTVNELAQTITIYPSLSGSITEAARQLMLHELE